The following coding sequences are from one Saprospiraceae bacterium window:
- a CDS encoding iron-sulfur cluster assembly accessory protein has product MIYIADSAKNKILQLMSEAKLSTEHFVRASVTSGGCSGLSYSLDFDNETQSNDQVFEDNGVKIVTDLKSFLYLFNSTLEFSSGLEGKGFYFNNPNANRTCACGESFAV; this is encoded by the coding sequence ATGATATATATTGCTGATTCAGCTAAAAACAAAATCTTGCAATTGATGTCTGAAGCAAAACTCAGTACAGAGCATTTTGTTAGGGCATCTGTTACGAGTGGTGGATGCAGTGGGTTGAGTTACAGCTTGGACTTTGATAATGAAACTCAATCCAATGATCAAGTATTCGAAGACAATGGGGTCAAAATTGTAACCGATTTAAAATCTTTCTTATATCTATTCAACTCCACACTAGAGTTTTCAAGTGGATTGGAAGGGAAAGGATTTTATTTCAACAACCCTAATGCCAACCGAACTTGTGCTTGCGGTGAGAGTTTCGCTGTTTAA
- the iscU gene encoding Fe-S cluster assembly scaffold IscU: protein MAYSEKVLDHFKNPKNVGTMDKNDPLVGTGLVGAPECGDVMRLQIKVNPTTNTIEDAKFKTFGCGSAIASSSLATEWLKGKSLDDAMKIDNMSIVEELALPPVKIHCSVLAEDAIKSAIKDYKEKSAATV, encoded by the coding sequence ATGGCATATTCAGAAAAAGTACTCGATCACTTCAAGAATCCGAAAAATGTAGGTACCATGGACAAAAATGATCCTCTTGTAGGTACAGGATTGGTTGGCGCTCCAGAATGTGGTGATGTGATGAGACTCCAAATCAAAGTAAATCCTACCACAAATACAATTGAAGACGCAAAATTCAAAACTTTCGGTTGTGGATCTGCAATTGCTTCATCATCATTAGCTACTGAGTGGCTAAAGGGGAAAAGTCTTGATGATGCAATGAAAATCGACAATATGTCGATAGTAGAAGAATTGGCACTGCCTCCTGTCAAAATCCATTGCTCTGTTTTGGCAGAAGATGCGATAAAAAGTGCAATAAAAGACTATAAAGAAAAAAGCGCAGCTACAGTTTAA
- a CDS encoding IscS subfamily cysteine desulfurase — MQLKKIYLDNNATTPCDPRAVEAMLPYFFEKPGNAASRSHPFGWEAEDAVDEARKQIALLIGADEKEIIFTSGATEADNLGIKGVFEMYARKGNHIITVKTEHKAILDTCLHLEKQGAEITYLNVMPDGRISLEELENAITQKTILVCVMWANNETGVIQPIKAIGDICAEHGVLFMSDATQAVGKIPVNPRENGVHIMAFSAHKMYGPKGIGALYVSRKEPRVKVTAQMDGGGHERGMRSGTLNVPGIVGFGKAAELARLEMVEEANRLSKLRDRLEAALMAKLDEVYINGSVVYRMPHVTNLSFKHVEGEGLMMTFNQDIALSSGSACTSASLEPSYVLVALGLGDDLAHSSLRFSLGRFTTDEDIDYAISAISQGVNHMRDISPIWEMYKEGVDLTSIKWEAH, encoded by the coding sequence ATAACGCCACAACTCCTTGTGATCCAAGAGCTGTGGAGGCAATGCTACCCTATTTTTTTGAAAAACCGGGAAATGCAGCTTCAAGGTCCCACCCTTTCGGATGGGAAGCTGAAGATGCTGTTGATGAAGCGAGGAAACAAATCGCTCTACTTATCGGAGCCGATGAGAAGGAAATCATTTTCACATCCGGTGCTACCGAAGCAGATAATCTGGGAATCAAAGGCGTATTTGAGATGTATGCGCGCAAAGGAAACCACATTATTACAGTCAAAACAGAACATAAAGCTATCTTGGATACCTGCTTACATCTTGAAAAACAAGGAGCAGAGATCACCTATTTAAACGTCATGCCCGACGGTAGAATTTCTTTGGAGGAATTGGAAAATGCAATTACACAAAAAACCATTTTGGTATGTGTCATGTGGGCAAACAATGAAACTGGTGTAATCCAACCGATAAAGGCTATCGGAGATATCTGTGCTGAGCATGGAGTTCTTTTTATGAGTGATGCCACTCAAGCCGTGGGTAAAATTCCTGTCAATCCAAGAGAAAATGGAGTCCATATTATGGCTTTTTCAGCCCACAAAATGTATGGACCTAAAGGCATTGGTGCACTTTATGTTTCAAGAAAAGAGCCCAGAGTCAAAGTAACTGCTCAAATGGATGGCGGTGGACATGAAAGAGGTATGAGGAGTGGCACTCTAAATGTTCCCGGAATTGTTGGATTCGGCAAAGCAGCTGAGCTAGCACGATTAGAAATGGTTGAAGAAGCAAACCGTTTAAGCAAATTAAGGGACAGATTGGAAGCCGCCCTGATGGCAAAACTTGATGAAGTGTATATCAATGGCAGTGTGGTGTACAGAATGCCGCATGTTACGAACCTTTCCTTCAAACACGTTGAGGGGGAAGGACTCATGATGACCTTCAATCAGGATATCGCTTTATCTTCCGGCTCTGCTTGCACCTCCGCATCTTTGGAACCCTCTTATGTCCTGGTAGCACTTGGTCTTGGAGACGATCTAGCACACAGTTCTTTAAGATTTAGTCTAGGAAGGTTCACAACTGATGAAGATATAGATTATGCGATCAGTGCTATTAGCCAAGGGGTAAACCATATGAGAGACATTTCTCCTATTTGGGAAATGTACAAAGAAGGTGTAGATCTTACTAGTATAAAATGGGAAGCACATTGA